One part of the Pristiophorus japonicus isolate sPriJap1 chromosome 21, sPriJap1.hap1, whole genome shotgun sequence genome encodes these proteins:
- the plekhh3 gene encoding pleckstrin homology domain-containing family H member 3 isoform X1, with the protein MPMRGLCLLLCCRQGFSLLGRDYGEAEKAEELQELQKDQTASSDLSLTQSGGPDIPDRPEAIPEEMRSLIIEKAKRKAVVAMEKGIFIQGWLFKEVRSSVKTPWLRVRKHWFVLTQDSLDYYTNNQLNAKRLGMLVLTRLCSVLWPDKCSYKGTGYWSISVHGRKHRYQLYTKHLDECIQWACAIQSVIDCKAPMETPTLLLMQDIEENYTNSEVLEHIYKWNPILQHTQKPLYAPLLPFPYGSVGHHFENTKGYTTLQDEAVKVFNSLQHLETERDPVPLIQGVLQTCLDLEPLRDEIYCQLIKQTSGPPHAGNISDLRNWQLLTCMSVTFLPSTTVLKYLRFHIKRSQDQFPETEIDKYAEFITDSLKKTKCRECVPSSEEILVLMQRQEMSCTIHYAGSRFCKITVNSHTTAGEVVQSLLVRLGLEQSRNWFALFEQNITDERLVGNDTIVADIITRFENLAANVDETEKQWKLSFKLYCFMDSDNVPKSSVEFILLFEQAHEMVTKGHFPASEETLQYLAALRLQFTIRDFTTHVPLPRLQELFPLRALRARVRQSVKVLLSTNGTNTKSRSAFLPGALASSLWSTSHKHRVDEEQLIHVRLKEETTALMAAIVEQWKQLQGMNQVEAMATYLNVVRGWSGYGATLFEVAVFRSSARSMAQTLWLAVGAKAVALYRQGDAEPMESFDYQQISSFEATDRNTFKITLTKKDLLFESCKVQEIAQLMKIYSANHVRSRARAGGHRTRPITTGDLANSHHRILYIDSSTEETLTL; encoded by the exons ATGCCTATGCGAGGGTTGTGTTTGCTGCTATGCTGCCGACAAGGCTTCAGTTTGCTGGGCCGAGATTATGGGGAGGCTGAGAAAGCAGAAGAGCTGCAGGAACTGCAGAAAGATCAAACA GCGTCCTCAGATCTGAGCCTGACTCAGTCGGGAGGCCCTGACATCCCAGACAG ACCAGAAGCGATTCCAGAGGAAATGAGGAGCCTGATAATAGAAAAAGCCAAAAGGAAAGCAGTGGTTGCCATGGAGAAGGGCATCTTCATACAGG GTTGGCTGTTTAAAGAGGTGCGGAGCAGTGTGAAGACGCCTTGGCTGAGGGTTCGGAAACACTGGTTTGTGCTGACGCAGGATTCACTGGATTATTACACCAACAACCAGCTGAATGCGAAGCGACTCGGCATGTTGGTCCTGACCCGCCTCTGCTCTGTGCTCTGGCCCGACAAGTGCAGCTACAAGGGAACAG GCTACTGGAGCATCAGTGTGCACGGACGGAAGCATCGCTACCAACTCTACACTAAGCACCTGGACGAGTGCATCCAATGGGCTTGTGCCATCCAAAGCGTCATTGATTGTAAAGCTCCCATGGAGACACCGACACTGCTCCTGATGCAGGACATCGAG GAGAATTACACTAATTCTGAAGTCCTGGAGCACATTTACAAATGGAATCCCATTCTGCAGCATACCCAGAAGCCACTCTACGCACCACTCCTGCCATTCCCCTATGGATCTGTGGGCCACCACT TTGAGAACACAAAAGGTTACACAACTCTCCAGGATGAAGCTGTCAAGGTCTTCAATTCACTGCAGCATCTAGAGACCGAGCGAGATCCAGTCCCACTTATCCAGGGTGTGCTGCAGACCTGCCTCGACCTGGAGCCTCTCCGAGACGAGATCTACTGTCAGCTGATTAAGCAGACAAGCGGCCCTCCACATGCGGGAAATATCAGTGACCTGCGGAATTGGCAGCTGCTCACCTGCATGAGCGTCACCTTCCTGCCCAGTACCACCGTTCTCAAATACCTCAGGTTCCACATCAAACG gtcacAAGACCAGTTTCCAGAGACAGAAATAGATAAATATGCAGAATTCATCACAGATTCATTGAAGAAAACCAAATGTAGGGAATGTGTACCATCCTCAGAGGAGATTCTAGTCCTAATGCAGCGACAGGAGATGAGCTGCACCATCCACTACGCTGGCTCCAGATTCTGCAAGATCACCGTCAATTCTCATACCACAGCGGGAGAG GTTGTGCAGAGTTTGCTGGTGAGACTCGGCCTGGAGCAAAGCCGAAATTGGTTTGCTCTCTTTGAACAGAACATTACTGATGAGCGGCTCGTGGGAAATGACACCATTGTAGCGGATATCATAACCAGGTTTGAAAA TCTTGCTGCAAACGTGGATGAGACAGAAAAGCAGTGGAAGCTCTCTTTCAAACTGTACTGTTTCATGGATTCAGACAATGTTCCAAAGAGCAGTGTGGAGTTCATTCTCCTCTTCGAACAG GCCCACGAGATGGTAACCAAAGGCCATTTCCCTGCATCAGAAGAAACACTGCAGTACCTGGCTGCCCTGAGGCTACAGTTTACAATCCGGGATTTCACCACACATGTGCCGCTGCCCAGACTCCAGGAGCTGTTTCCTCTGCGTGCTCTCCGGGCTCGGGTTCGGCAATCTGTAAAGGTGTTACTCTCCACAAATGGCACCAATACTAAGAGCCGGAGTGCCTTCCTGCCGGGAGCCCTGGCCAGCAGCCTGTGGAGCACAAGCCACAAACACAGAGTGGACGAGGAACAACTGATACATGTGCGGCTGAAGGAGGAGACAACGGCTTTAATGGCCGCCATCGTGGAGCAGTGGAAGCAGCTTCAGGGCATGAACCAAGTGGAGGCAATGGCAACATATCTCAACGTGGTAAGGGGATGGTCTGGATATGGAGCCACGCTGTTTGAAGTCGCTGTGTTTAGG AGTTCTGCAAGGAGCATGGCTCAGACACTGTGGTTGGCGGTCGGAGCAAAGGCTGTTGCTCTCTACAGACAAGGAGATGCGGAGCCCATGGAGAGTTTTGATTACCAGCAGATTTCATCATTTGAGGCAACAGATAGGAATACCTTCAAAATTACTCTAACTAAAAAGGACTTGCTGTTTGAGTCCTGCAAG
- the plekhh3 gene encoding pleckstrin homology domain-containing family H member 3 isoform X2: MPMRGLCLLLCCRQGFSLLGRDYGEAEKAEELQELQKDQTASSDLSLTQSGGPDIPDRPEAIPEEMRSLIIEKAKRKAVVAMEKGIFIQGWLFKEVRSSVKTPWLRVRKHWFVLTQDSLDYYTNNQLNAKRLGMLVLTRLCSVLWPDKCSYKGTGYWSISVHGRKHRYQLYTKHLDECIQWACAIQSVIDCKAPMETPTLLLMQDIEENYTNSEVLEHIYKWNPILQHTQKPLYAPLLPFPYGSVGHHFENTKGYTTLQDEAVKVFNSLQHLETERDPVPLIQGVLQTCLDLEPLRDEIYCQLIKQTSGPPHAGNISDLRNWQLLTCMSVTFLPSTTVLKYLRFHIKRSQDQFPETEIDKYAEFITDSLKKTKCRECVPSSEEILVLMQRQEMSCTIHYAGSRFCKITVNSHTTAGEVVQSLLVRLGLEQSRNWFALFEQNITDERLVGNDTIVADIITRFENLAANVDETEKQWKLSFKLYCFMDSDNVPKSSVEFILLFEQAHEMVTKGHFPASEETLQYLAALRLQFTIRDFTTHVPLPRLQELFPLRALRARVRQSVKVLLSTNGTNTKSRSAFLPGALASSLWSTSHKHRVDEEQLIHVRLKEETTALMAAIVEQWKQLQGMNQVEAMATYLNVVRGWSGYGATLFEVAVFRVQEIAQLMKIYSANHVRSRARAGGHRTRPITTGDLANSHHRILYIDSSTEETLTL, from the exons ATGCCTATGCGAGGGTTGTGTTTGCTGCTATGCTGCCGACAAGGCTTCAGTTTGCTGGGCCGAGATTATGGGGAGGCTGAGAAAGCAGAAGAGCTGCAGGAACTGCAGAAAGATCAAACA GCGTCCTCAGATCTGAGCCTGACTCAGTCGGGAGGCCCTGACATCCCAGACAG ACCAGAAGCGATTCCAGAGGAAATGAGGAGCCTGATAATAGAAAAAGCCAAAAGGAAAGCAGTGGTTGCCATGGAGAAGGGCATCTTCATACAGG GTTGGCTGTTTAAAGAGGTGCGGAGCAGTGTGAAGACGCCTTGGCTGAGGGTTCGGAAACACTGGTTTGTGCTGACGCAGGATTCACTGGATTATTACACCAACAACCAGCTGAATGCGAAGCGACTCGGCATGTTGGTCCTGACCCGCCTCTGCTCTGTGCTCTGGCCCGACAAGTGCAGCTACAAGGGAACAG GCTACTGGAGCATCAGTGTGCACGGACGGAAGCATCGCTACCAACTCTACACTAAGCACCTGGACGAGTGCATCCAATGGGCTTGTGCCATCCAAAGCGTCATTGATTGTAAAGCTCCCATGGAGACACCGACACTGCTCCTGATGCAGGACATCGAG GAGAATTACACTAATTCTGAAGTCCTGGAGCACATTTACAAATGGAATCCCATTCTGCAGCATACCCAGAAGCCACTCTACGCACCACTCCTGCCATTCCCCTATGGATCTGTGGGCCACCACT TTGAGAACACAAAAGGTTACACAACTCTCCAGGATGAAGCTGTCAAGGTCTTCAATTCACTGCAGCATCTAGAGACCGAGCGAGATCCAGTCCCACTTATCCAGGGTGTGCTGCAGACCTGCCTCGACCTGGAGCCTCTCCGAGACGAGATCTACTGTCAGCTGATTAAGCAGACAAGCGGCCCTCCACATGCGGGAAATATCAGTGACCTGCGGAATTGGCAGCTGCTCACCTGCATGAGCGTCACCTTCCTGCCCAGTACCACCGTTCTCAAATACCTCAGGTTCCACATCAAACG gtcacAAGACCAGTTTCCAGAGACAGAAATAGATAAATATGCAGAATTCATCACAGATTCATTGAAGAAAACCAAATGTAGGGAATGTGTACCATCCTCAGAGGAGATTCTAGTCCTAATGCAGCGACAGGAGATGAGCTGCACCATCCACTACGCTGGCTCCAGATTCTGCAAGATCACCGTCAATTCTCATACCACAGCGGGAGAG GTTGTGCAGAGTTTGCTGGTGAGACTCGGCCTGGAGCAAAGCCGAAATTGGTTTGCTCTCTTTGAACAGAACATTACTGATGAGCGGCTCGTGGGAAATGACACCATTGTAGCGGATATCATAACCAGGTTTGAAAA TCTTGCTGCAAACGTGGATGAGACAGAAAAGCAGTGGAAGCTCTCTTTCAAACTGTACTGTTTCATGGATTCAGACAATGTTCCAAAGAGCAGTGTGGAGTTCATTCTCCTCTTCGAACAG GCCCACGAGATGGTAACCAAAGGCCATTTCCCTGCATCAGAAGAAACACTGCAGTACCTGGCTGCCCTGAGGCTACAGTTTACAATCCGGGATTTCACCACACATGTGCCGCTGCCCAGACTCCAGGAGCTGTTTCCTCTGCGTGCTCTCCGGGCTCGGGTTCGGCAATCTGTAAAGGTGTTACTCTCCACAAATGGCACCAATACTAAGAGCCGGAGTGCCTTCCTGCCGGGAGCCCTGGCCAGCAGCCTGTGGAGCACAAGCCACAAACACAGAGTGGACGAGGAACAACTGATACATGTGCGGCTGAAGGAGGAGACAACGGCTTTAATGGCCGCCATCGTGGAGCAGTGGAAGCAGCTTCAGGGCATGAACCAAGTGGAGGCAATGGCAACATATCTCAACGTGGTAAGGGGATGGTCTGGATATGGAGCCACGCTGTTTGAAGTCGCTGTGTTTAGG
- the plekhh3 gene encoding pleckstrin homology domain-containing family H member 3 isoform X3: MPMRGLCLLLCCRQGFSLLGRDYGEAEKAEELQELQKDQTASSDLSLTQSGGPDIPDRPEAIPEEMRSLIIEKAKRKAVVAMEKGIFIQGYWSISVHGRKHRYQLYTKHLDECIQWACAIQSVIDCKAPMETPTLLLMQDIEENYTNSEVLEHIYKWNPILQHTQKPLYAPLLPFPYGSVGHHFENTKGYTTLQDEAVKVFNSLQHLETERDPVPLIQGVLQTCLDLEPLRDEIYCQLIKQTSGPPHAGNISDLRNWQLLTCMSVTFLPSTTVLKYLRFHIKRSQDQFPETEIDKYAEFITDSLKKTKCRECVPSSEEILVLMQRQEMSCTIHYAGSRFCKITVNSHTTAGEVVQSLLVRLGLEQSRNWFALFEQNITDERLVGNDTIVADIITRFENLAANVDETEKQWKLSFKLYCFMDSDNVPKSSVEFILLFEQAHEMVTKGHFPASEETLQYLAALRLQFTIRDFTTHVPLPRLQELFPLRALRARVRQSVKVLLSTNGTNTKSRSAFLPGALASSLWSTSHKHRVDEEQLIHVRLKEETTALMAAIVEQWKQLQGMNQVEAMATYLNVVRGWSGYGATLFEVAVFRSSARSMAQTLWLAVGAKAVALYRQGDAEPMESFDYQQISSFEATDRNTFKITLTKKDLLFESCKVQEIAQLMKIYSANHVRSRARAGGHRTRPITTGDLANSHHRILYIDSSTEETLTL; the protein is encoded by the exons ATGCCTATGCGAGGGTTGTGTTTGCTGCTATGCTGCCGACAAGGCTTCAGTTTGCTGGGCCGAGATTATGGGGAGGCTGAGAAAGCAGAAGAGCTGCAGGAACTGCAGAAAGATCAAACA GCGTCCTCAGATCTGAGCCTGACTCAGTCGGGAGGCCCTGACATCCCAGACAG ACCAGAAGCGATTCCAGAGGAAATGAGGAGCCTGATAATAGAAAAAGCCAAAAGGAAAGCAGTGGTTGCCATGGAGAAGGGCATCTTCATACAGG GCTACTGGAGCATCAGTGTGCACGGACGGAAGCATCGCTACCAACTCTACACTAAGCACCTGGACGAGTGCATCCAATGGGCTTGTGCCATCCAAAGCGTCATTGATTGTAAAGCTCCCATGGAGACACCGACACTGCTCCTGATGCAGGACATCGAG GAGAATTACACTAATTCTGAAGTCCTGGAGCACATTTACAAATGGAATCCCATTCTGCAGCATACCCAGAAGCCACTCTACGCACCACTCCTGCCATTCCCCTATGGATCTGTGGGCCACCACT TTGAGAACACAAAAGGTTACACAACTCTCCAGGATGAAGCTGTCAAGGTCTTCAATTCACTGCAGCATCTAGAGACCGAGCGAGATCCAGTCCCACTTATCCAGGGTGTGCTGCAGACCTGCCTCGACCTGGAGCCTCTCCGAGACGAGATCTACTGTCAGCTGATTAAGCAGACAAGCGGCCCTCCACATGCGGGAAATATCAGTGACCTGCGGAATTGGCAGCTGCTCACCTGCATGAGCGTCACCTTCCTGCCCAGTACCACCGTTCTCAAATACCTCAGGTTCCACATCAAACG gtcacAAGACCAGTTTCCAGAGACAGAAATAGATAAATATGCAGAATTCATCACAGATTCATTGAAGAAAACCAAATGTAGGGAATGTGTACCATCCTCAGAGGAGATTCTAGTCCTAATGCAGCGACAGGAGATGAGCTGCACCATCCACTACGCTGGCTCCAGATTCTGCAAGATCACCGTCAATTCTCATACCACAGCGGGAGAG GTTGTGCAGAGTTTGCTGGTGAGACTCGGCCTGGAGCAAAGCCGAAATTGGTTTGCTCTCTTTGAACAGAACATTACTGATGAGCGGCTCGTGGGAAATGACACCATTGTAGCGGATATCATAACCAGGTTTGAAAA TCTTGCTGCAAACGTGGATGAGACAGAAAAGCAGTGGAAGCTCTCTTTCAAACTGTACTGTTTCATGGATTCAGACAATGTTCCAAAGAGCAGTGTGGAGTTCATTCTCCTCTTCGAACAG GCCCACGAGATGGTAACCAAAGGCCATTTCCCTGCATCAGAAGAAACACTGCAGTACCTGGCTGCCCTGAGGCTACAGTTTACAATCCGGGATTTCACCACACATGTGCCGCTGCCCAGACTCCAGGAGCTGTTTCCTCTGCGTGCTCTCCGGGCTCGGGTTCGGCAATCTGTAAAGGTGTTACTCTCCACAAATGGCACCAATACTAAGAGCCGGAGTGCCTTCCTGCCGGGAGCCCTGGCCAGCAGCCTGTGGAGCACAAGCCACAAACACAGAGTGGACGAGGAACAACTGATACATGTGCGGCTGAAGGAGGAGACAACGGCTTTAATGGCCGCCATCGTGGAGCAGTGGAAGCAGCTTCAGGGCATGAACCAAGTGGAGGCAATGGCAACATATCTCAACGTGGTAAGGGGATGGTCTGGATATGGAGCCACGCTGTTTGAAGTCGCTGTGTTTAGG AGTTCTGCAAGGAGCATGGCTCAGACACTGTGGTTGGCGGTCGGAGCAAAGGCTGTTGCTCTCTACAGACAAGGAGATGCGGAGCCCATGGAGAGTTTTGATTACCAGCAGATTTCATCATTTGAGGCAACAGATAGGAATACCTTCAAAATTACTCTAACTAAAAAGGACTTGCTGTTTGAGTCCTGCAAG
- the plekhh3 gene encoding pleckstrin homology domain-containing family H member 3 isoform X4, with amino-acid sequence MRSLIIEKAKRKAVVAMEKGIFIQGWLFKEVRSSVKTPWLRVRKHWFVLTQDSLDYYTNNQLNAKRLGMLVLTRLCSVLWPDKCSYKGTGYWSISVHGRKHRYQLYTKHLDECIQWACAIQSVIDCKAPMETPTLLLMQDIEENYTNSEVLEHIYKWNPILQHTQKPLYAPLLPFPYGSVGHHFENTKGYTTLQDEAVKVFNSLQHLETERDPVPLIQGVLQTCLDLEPLRDEIYCQLIKQTSGPPHAGNISDLRNWQLLTCMSVTFLPSTTVLKYLRFHIKRSQDQFPETEIDKYAEFITDSLKKTKCRECVPSSEEILVLMQRQEMSCTIHYAGSRFCKITVNSHTTAGEVVQSLLVRLGLEQSRNWFALFEQNITDERLVGNDTIVADIITRFENLAANVDETEKQWKLSFKLYCFMDSDNVPKSSVEFILLFEQAHEMVTKGHFPASEETLQYLAALRLQFTIRDFTTHVPLPRLQELFPLRALRARVRQSVKVLLSTNGTNTKSRSAFLPGALASSLWSTSHKHRVDEEQLIHVRLKEETTALMAAIVEQWKQLQGMNQVEAMATYLNVVRGWSGYGATLFEVAVFRSSARSMAQTLWLAVGAKAVALYRQGDAEPMESFDYQQISSFEATDRNTFKITLTKKDLLFESCKVQEIAQLMKIYSANHVRSRARAGGHRTRPITTGDLANSHHRILYIDSSTEETLTL; translated from the exons ATGAGGAGCCTGATAATAGAAAAAGCCAAAAGGAAAGCAGTGGTTGCCATGGAGAAGGGCATCTTCATACAGG GTTGGCTGTTTAAAGAGGTGCGGAGCAGTGTGAAGACGCCTTGGCTGAGGGTTCGGAAACACTGGTTTGTGCTGACGCAGGATTCACTGGATTATTACACCAACAACCAGCTGAATGCGAAGCGACTCGGCATGTTGGTCCTGACCCGCCTCTGCTCTGTGCTCTGGCCCGACAAGTGCAGCTACAAGGGAACAG GCTACTGGAGCATCAGTGTGCACGGACGGAAGCATCGCTACCAACTCTACACTAAGCACCTGGACGAGTGCATCCAATGGGCTTGTGCCATCCAAAGCGTCATTGATTGTAAAGCTCCCATGGAGACACCGACACTGCTCCTGATGCAGGACATCGAG GAGAATTACACTAATTCTGAAGTCCTGGAGCACATTTACAAATGGAATCCCATTCTGCAGCATACCCAGAAGCCACTCTACGCACCACTCCTGCCATTCCCCTATGGATCTGTGGGCCACCACT TTGAGAACACAAAAGGTTACACAACTCTCCAGGATGAAGCTGTCAAGGTCTTCAATTCACTGCAGCATCTAGAGACCGAGCGAGATCCAGTCCCACTTATCCAGGGTGTGCTGCAGACCTGCCTCGACCTGGAGCCTCTCCGAGACGAGATCTACTGTCAGCTGATTAAGCAGACAAGCGGCCCTCCACATGCGGGAAATATCAGTGACCTGCGGAATTGGCAGCTGCTCACCTGCATGAGCGTCACCTTCCTGCCCAGTACCACCGTTCTCAAATACCTCAGGTTCCACATCAAACG gtcacAAGACCAGTTTCCAGAGACAGAAATAGATAAATATGCAGAATTCATCACAGATTCATTGAAGAAAACCAAATGTAGGGAATGTGTACCATCCTCAGAGGAGATTCTAGTCCTAATGCAGCGACAGGAGATGAGCTGCACCATCCACTACGCTGGCTCCAGATTCTGCAAGATCACCGTCAATTCTCATACCACAGCGGGAGAG GTTGTGCAGAGTTTGCTGGTGAGACTCGGCCTGGAGCAAAGCCGAAATTGGTTTGCTCTCTTTGAACAGAACATTACTGATGAGCGGCTCGTGGGAAATGACACCATTGTAGCGGATATCATAACCAGGTTTGAAAA TCTTGCTGCAAACGTGGATGAGACAGAAAAGCAGTGGAAGCTCTCTTTCAAACTGTACTGTTTCATGGATTCAGACAATGTTCCAAAGAGCAGTGTGGAGTTCATTCTCCTCTTCGAACAG GCCCACGAGATGGTAACCAAAGGCCATTTCCCTGCATCAGAAGAAACACTGCAGTACCTGGCTGCCCTGAGGCTACAGTTTACAATCCGGGATTTCACCACACATGTGCCGCTGCCCAGACTCCAGGAGCTGTTTCCTCTGCGTGCTCTCCGGGCTCGGGTTCGGCAATCTGTAAAGGTGTTACTCTCCACAAATGGCACCAATACTAAGAGCCGGAGTGCCTTCCTGCCGGGAGCCCTGGCCAGCAGCCTGTGGAGCACAAGCCACAAACACAGAGTGGACGAGGAACAACTGATACATGTGCGGCTGAAGGAGGAGACAACGGCTTTAATGGCCGCCATCGTGGAGCAGTGGAAGCAGCTTCAGGGCATGAACCAAGTGGAGGCAATGGCAACATATCTCAACGTGGTAAGGGGATGGTCTGGATATGGAGCCACGCTGTTTGAAGTCGCTGTGTTTAGG AGTTCTGCAAGGAGCATGGCTCAGACACTGTGGTTGGCGGTCGGAGCAAAGGCTGTTGCTCTCTACAGACAAGGAGATGCGGAGCCCATGGAGAGTTTTGATTACCAGCAGATTTCATCATTTGAGGCAACAGATAGGAATACCTTCAAAATTACTCTAACTAAAAAGGACTTGCTGTTTGAGTCCTGCAAG